Genomic DNA from Clostridium sp. BJN0013:
ATTTAATTGCTTTACTAAAGGAAAATTCTTGTAAATCAATTGACTGGTGTACAAACACATATAACAAACTTTTAAACGCTGCACTAAGTGCTGTACAAATAGGAATAACCAATAATTCCTTTAAAGTAACTATAGGCATAAATATAAAGCTTTTAAACATCATTAATGAACAAATTGAAACTCTAGTAAATGAAATAGAATCAGCAGTTAAAAATGACTCAACACCTGCTTCATTTAAGAACAACATAGCATTGCTTCTTTCTTTCAAAGGTATAGGCTTTATTACAGCTGTAACCATAATGAGTGAAATAGGCGATCCTACAAGGTTCAAGCATCCAAAAGAAATGGTTGCTTTCTTTGGAATTGACCCTTCAGTTAGTCAATCCGGGAAATTTAATAGTGACCAAAATAAAATGTCCAAGCGTGGTACACGCTTTGGTAGAAGAGCACTTTATGCTGCTGCTCTTGCATCAATAAGAAAATCCAAAACTGGTAAACCAATTAACAGTGTTCTTTACCAGTATCGCAATAAAAACTTAAATGGTAAGAAGAAGAAAGTTGCTCTTTGTGCAATTATGCACAAACTTGTAAAGTACATATTTGCAGTTCTTAGAGATCAAAAGCCTTATGAAATTCGTGAACCAAAACTGCACAACCAAATGTATGTTACTAATTTTTCAAGATCAGTTTCTTAACCACTTAGACAAATTAATTATGGTCCAAATTGGATAAATTATTTCCAATTTAGTTTTAGTAAAAATTTGCCATAGTTCGTATTTTTTTATGGTTTGTTTGCCATGCTCTTTTTTGCTCTTAAATTTAGTAAATAAATTTTTTAAATTAACTATTGACTTTTACTAGCTGGTCTTTATATTTTATTGGGTCTTTATAGCCAGCCTCTTTAAAAGCTTTTAATCTTAACCTACAACTATCACAAATACCACAGGCAAATTCTTCTCCATTGTAGCATGTCCATGTTTTTTCATATTTTACTCCTAAATCCATACCTATTTTAATCTCCTCTGATTTTGTTTTATACAGAAATGGAGCATGTATTTTTATATATTTTTTATACTCTACAGCACACACAGTTCCTAAATTTATTGTTTTTTCCATGGAATCAATAAATTCATGTCTGCAATCTACATATCCTGAATAATCCACCTCGCTTACTCCTATAAAAATATCATAGGCTCCTATTGTCTCTGCATAAGAAGCTGCATAAGATAAAAATATCATATTCCTTGCGGGTACATAGGTAACAGGTATTTTCTCATTTTCTTCATTAAATTCAGGTACCTTTATAGAATCATCTGTAAGTGCAGAGCCCCCCCAAGCATTCATATTTGTAGTAACCAGGACAAAATCTGCTGCACCTGCACCACTGGCAATATCCTTTGCACACTGAATTTCCTTCTTATGTCTCTGACCATAATCAAAACTCATGGCATAAACTTCGTACCCCTGACTTTTAGCTAAATATAAAACTGTAGTAGAGTCAAGTCCGCCAGACAGTAAAACCACTGCTTTTTTCATTTCAAATCCATCCTTTCAGCATAATAACAACAACCTATAGCCCCATTAAATTGAGATTCTTTTAAAACTATTATTTTTTCATAATCATTTTTTAAATAGTTGTATATAGCCTGATTTTTAGCCACTCCACCGGACAATACAAGACTTTGTCCCTGAAATCTATTTAAAAAAGGCTTAATTCTTTTGTAAAGTGAATAGTTAACCCCTGCACAAAGTCTTTCAATTGCAATTCCCTCTGCTACTTTTCCAATTAATTCTGATTCAGAAAAAACTGCACAGGTAGAATTTAATTCCACAGGATCTTTATAAAATTTACACAAATCCTCTAAAGAAATTTCCAGCATATTGGCCATATTTTCAAGATATCTTCCGCTCGATGCTGCACATTTTTCATTAAGTTCCAGGTCCGTTATCAATCCTTTTTCCACTCTTACCACTTTAACATCCTGTCCTCCTATATCTAGAAGTATAAAATTTTTTAATTCTGTTTGAAAAATTGCCCCGTAAACATGGGCCTTTATCTCATTTATGGACTTGAATAATTTTAAATCTGTGTTATTTCGCCCGTAACCCGTTGAAACTGCAGAATCAATATGTTTGATATTTAACCTTTCAAGATTGACTATCATCTTTCCATCATAACTGCAAAAATCCCTATAAAAAATCATAGTACTAATTTTATCTTTAAATACAATATGTCCATTTTCCATTACCACTATTTTTACTTCTCTGCTGCCTAAATCCATACCTAACCTTCTCAAAACTTTATTCCTCTTTTCCATTCATAACAATTAAATCTTCAAGCATATCCAGAAATGCCTCTAATCTTATTTTAGTTCTGGCATCTAAAAAATTAAGTTTATCCCCTTCTATAGTTAATATAGGTATATTGATTTCATTTTTTATAACTATATCCTCAATTTGTCTATGACAAAATGCCTGGGTATAATGGATCAAAGCATCTATCTTTCTCTCTTTAATTTGCTTTTTTATTTCACTGAGTCTAAATTTTATATCATAGGGATAAGTGTAATCATAGTATTGTTCATAAATATCCTTAGCCCCCATAGCTCTTGAAAATGCGAATTCTCTCTGAACCTCATTATAAACAAAGCGTGCATTAAATTTTTCAACATAATCATATATATCACAGGGCATAGGGGGTACTCCTATAAAGCCGAGTCTTAATTTCTGAGTAAAGGGTTTTCTTTTTTTTATCTCTTCCAATTTATTTTTTATATCCCCCTCAAATTTACAAATATCGCTGTTAAAATCACTGGCACTTACCTGATAAAGATGATTTTCAAAACCCGAAACCTTGTTTTCTTTATAAGTCAATTCATCCAAGTATTTGATAAGGTATCTTATCTTATTCACTTTCTTTCTCACTCTTTCAACTTCACTATAGGAAACATTAAAAATGTTCATAAATTTATCAATAGATGCCTTAATATCACAAATATCATGACTTTGTGGAAATGCAAATGAATATATTTTTATACCTTTCATATCCAGTATGCCCTCTAAAGCCTTAGTATTAGAACAATCACCTTCAGTGACTCCTACAATTTCACTAATCTTTTTATCCATACATACTCCAAAAATTCCTTTTTGCCATGCACAGCAACTTTTAGGAAAACCTTGTCTTTCTGCTATATCAATAAATTTTCCATAATCTTTTGAAGTAACGAAAATATTATTTAAGTCAACTACTTTATATCCTGCAGCTATCAAAACTTCATAAGGAACAGTAGTAGTTATTCCTATAGTTTTATCTCCCATTTATTTCACCTTATCCTTAATTTTAATCAAGTGATTCTTAGATTCAGTTAGAGTTTACTCATGAGAAATGCTTTCCTCCAATTTGAACCCTAGAAGAACTTATCCAGAGGCGCAGTAGCGCTTATACCCTCACTTTTGAAGAAGCTGGAGGTATCAGCTAACTGTCACCTTCGGATAAATTAACTTTAAATATTCACATAACATAAAAAGGCAGAAACAATCCCGCCTTTTAATCACAAAATAAACTATATAATTATACAGTTTCCCCCTAGTTTTGTTTATAGACAGGATGGTTTCGAACTGTCATTTATGTAATTTTAAATATTATTATATTCTATAAAGTGGCTAAAATCAAGGGTTTTATAGTGAATATAATTTTTTATTTCTTGTTAAATGCTACCAAATCTTATTAAAATTCGTATTTTACGTTTGCAAATATGTTAGCAAATATGGATTTTACAAGTGATCTTACAAATAATAATTTTGCTAGTAATTATGTAGTAGAAAGGAAATGATAATATGAGCCAAGGAATAGTTTCACTTTTTACACCTATAATAGTCATTGTCTTAGCTATGATTACAAAGAGAATAATAGCTGCACTTATTGTAGGAATTTTAGCTAGTAGCATATTACTTGCAGGAGGAAATATAATTAATGGATGTATTTTAGCTACAGAACATTTAGTTAACGCAACTGCAAATAAAGAAAATGTTTATATAATAATGTTTCTATTTCTATTACGATGAACTACTCAATAATTACAGTGTTGACATGGGGCGTGGTGCCAAGGATCCCATCATGCTGTTTAAATACCTTATATTGAAGACAACCTATGAACTTTCCGATGAAGACGTAGTTGAAAGAACACTTTATGACATGTCATTTAAATACTTTCTGAATCTTGCACCTGAGGAAGTTGATCTGATTCATCCAAGTACATTAACAAAATTTAGAAAGCTACGCTTGAAAGATACGAATATGCTTGATTTATTAATCAAGAAAACAGTTGAAATTGCAATTGCTAAGGGAGTTTTAGCCAGTAGAACTCTTATAGTTGATTCCACACATACCAAAGCAAGATATAACCAGAAGTCTGCTCAGGAAGTGCTATTGGAACGGGCAAAGTCTTTGAGGAAGGAAATCTACGCAGTTAACAGTGAGATAAAAGAAAAGTTTCCTCAAAAGGTTACAGGTGATAAGATTAAAGATATTATAAGATACTGCCAAGATTTAATCAATGTTGTTGAACCTACACCTGAGCTTGTGATATATGAGAAGATTAAAGAACGACTCAATTATTTAAACGAGGCCATCGAAGATGACCTGGAGCAGTTAGCGCTTTCAAAGGATGAAGATGCCCGAGTAGGGCATAAGACAGCCGATTCTTCATTTTTTGGGTACAAAACACACATTGCAATGAGTGAAGAACGCATAATTACAGGAGCTACTATTACTACCGGAGAAAAATCCGATGGTAAAGAACTTCAAGAGTTAATTGAAAAAAGTCAAAACGCAGGCATGACAGTTGATGAGATAATTGGTGATACTGCTTATTCGGAAAAAGGAAATTTAGAGTATGCCAAAGAAAATCAAATCAAGTTGATTTCAAAACTTAATCCAATAATTTCATGTGGATCTCGTACGAAAGAGGAAGAATTCCAATTCAACAAGGATGCTGGAATGTTTATTTGCCCTGCCGGTCATATAGCCATAAGAAAAGCCCGTCAGGGTAAGAAAAATCATAATAAAAATCAAGTTACTACATACTATTTTGATGTTAATAAATGCAAATGCTGTTCTCGAGGAGAAGGATGTTACAAAGAAGGTTGCAAGTCCAAGACCTATTCTGTATCTATAAAGTCTGATATTCATAAAGATCAAATGGCTTTTCAAGAAACAGAATACTTTAAGGAACGAGCAAGACAACGATATATGATTGAAGCTAAGAACAGTGAACTTAAACACCAGCACGGCTATGATATGGCATTATCGTCGGGCTTAATTAACATGCAAATGCAAGGTGCACTTACAATATTTACTGTTAATATCAAGAGAATCATAAAGCTCCTAACGGAGCAATAAGCTTTAAGTAACACATTAATGAGAGAAGAGCACGAAATATTTCAGAAAGAAATGAAATACTCCGTGCTCTTTTTACTGCTTAAATCAATCTTTAGGAAAAAAGCGAAGCTTTTTCAGTGGCCTCGTAATACCTAGGGGCTTTTTCATTTCAGAAGCCATCTTTGCCAGAAATTTGTTTTCAGATATACCTATGGAACAATCCAGACCTAGCTCACGATTAATATGTCTCATAATATGCTTTGCTGATTGATATGGTCTTCCAAATATTCTTTCACAACCCGTCATGTCAAGCCATGCTTCATCAATACTATTTTGTTCAATAACAGGAGTATATTCAGATAGTATATCCATAACCTCTTTGGATTTCTGTTTATAAAAATAATGATCAGGAGGAATAATTATCATATTTGGACAAAGTTTTAACGCCCTATGTAAAACCATAGTTGTTTTAACTCCAAATTTTCGTGCCTCATAATTTGCAGTTAGAATAATACCTGACCGATTTTTTGGTTCTCCTGCTACGGCAGCAGGTTTTCCAATAATTTCAGGATGTCTTGTTGATTCACGACTTATGAAAAAAGCATTCATGTCTACAAGAAAAATTATTCTATGCATAACTACACCTACTTATTCTAAAGATCAATTTTACTGATTATCCCAAATTAATATAATTACCCTAATTTATCACCTTTTTCAACAGGCTGCTGGGGTTGAATCATCACAACTCCTTGCTTGGAATAAGTTCCTAGTACCAATACCTCTGACATAAAATCTGCAATTTGTCTTGGTGGAAAATTTACTACTCCTAAAACTTGCCTACCTATAAGCTCTTCTTTTTTATAACATTCAGTAATTTGAGCACTTGATTTTTTTATGCCAATTTCATCGCCAAAATCAATCCACAATTTGTAAGCAGATTTCCTTGCCTTTTCAAAAAATTTCACTTTAATAATTTCCCCTACTCTTATATCTATTTTCACAAAATCCTCAAAAGCAACCATAACAACACACTCCTAACGATATAATTAATATGTAACAGTATTCTAATTATAATTCTAATGATCTAGCATGTATTTTTCAATATGGTTCTTTTCTTACTTATAAGCCGTAATTTAACCCATTGTGCTAGTTGAATTGACTAGCAACATTATACAAATAGAAAACTCCAGCAATTTATGTTACCGTATCATTAAAAAATGAGCAAAAATTCTAATGATGGGGGGAACATATATGCTAGAGTTCAAAAAATATTATACTATAGAAATAAATAATCTTAAAGACTTCATTACTGTTATATTCGAATAATTGATGATTTTTACTACAAAGTTACTCCAACACATATTAAAAATCGTAGAAATATTGATAAAGCAATTATGAGTGACAGTGAAATAATTACTCTGTCACTAGTTGGTGAACTTCTTTCTATTGATTCTGAGAAATCATGGTTCAGTTTTTGTACTAGAAATTTAGGTGATTTATTTCCCAAGTTTTGTACAAGAACAAGATTTCATAGGACAAGAAAATCTCTTTATGAGGTTATGGAGCAAATTCGTCAAGAACTAACCCGATTTCTTGACTATACCCAGGAACAATATAGGATAATTGACAGTATGCCAATTCCTGTTTGTAAATTTGGAAGAGCCCATTTTCATAAATCCTTTAAACCGAAGGCTGCCTACGGCAAATGTGTCTCCAAGAAAGAAACATATTATGAATTTAAGCTGCATACTCTAACAACATTTGATGGATATGTTACTGATTTTGTTCTGACTCCTGCCAATGTTGATGATAGAGCCGCAGTATGGGAATTAACTTATACTTTACCTTCATCAACTATAATAGGGAATAAAGGATATATGGGAAATAAATTTGCTTTAGAATTAAAATCTGACAGAAATATCAACCTTGTTACAATAAAGAGAAAGAAAGATACAAATCAATTTCCAAAAGGATTCAGGCAATTAATATTTAAAGCAAGACGAAGAATTGAAACAACTTTTTCTCAATTATCCATTCATCAAAATATACAAAGAGTACTTGCCAAATCTATTTGGGGATCAATAAGTAGAATAACGAATAAAATTTTAGCTCACAATCTGTGCTATTTTATCAATAAAACACTAAATATTAATCCAAATATATCAAAAATCAAAGAATTGATATTTGGTTAAATTTTCTTAAATATATAAATATATATTCTAGAATTTTTAGGAATACTATACTATTTTATTATAGATTATATATCCTGGTTATGAAAATTCATCTTTTAGCTCAACATAGGTAATCTAAAATTCATAGATTCAGTGCCATAATCAGTATGAGCCTTAGAAATTTCAATTCCTTATAAGTAGTCTAAAATTTCTAATTGCGTATTTACAATTATGTTATTAATACTTAATTTCAATTCCTTATAGGTAGTTCAGAGATATCTTTTTATCTTTATAAGTAATTTAAAGAATATTCACAAAATACAAATAATTTCATATTATATTATATA
This window encodes:
- a CDS encoding tRNA-binding protein, whose translation is MVAFEDFVKIDIRVGEIIKVKFFEKARKSAYKLWIDFGDEIGIKKSSAQITECYKKEELIGRQVLGVVNFPPRQIADFMSEVLVLGTYSKQGVVMIQPQQPVEKGDKLG
- a CDS encoding 2-hydroxyacyl-CoA dehydratase family protein; amino-acid sequence: MGDKTIGITTTVPYEVLIAAGYKVVDLNNIFVTSKDYGKFIDIAERQGFPKSCCAWQKGIFGVCMDKKISEIVGVTEGDCSNTKALEGILDMKGIKIYSFAFPQSHDICDIKASIDKFMNIFNVSYSEVERVRKKVNKIRYLIKYLDELTYKENKVSGFENHLYQVSASDFNSDICKFEGDIKNKLEEIKKRKPFTQKLRLGFIGVPPMPCDIYDYVEKFNARFVYNEVQREFAFSRAMGAKDIYEQYYDYTYPYDIKFRLSEIKKQIKERKIDALIHYTQAFCHRQIEDIVIKNEINIPILTIEGDKLNFLDARTKIRLEAFLDMLEDLIVMNGKEE
- a CDS encoding acyl-CoA dehydratase activase, which gives rise to MRRLGMDLGSREVKIVVMENGHIVFKDKISTMIFYRDFCSYDGKMIVNLERLNIKHIDSAVSTGYGRNNTDLKLFKSINEIKAHVYGAIFQTELKNFILLDIGGQDVKVVRVEKGLITDLELNEKCAASSGRYLENMANMLEISLEDLCKFYKDPVELNSTCAVFSESELIGKVAEGIAIERLCAGVNYSLYKRIKPFLNRFQGQSLVLSGGVAKNQAIYNYLKNDYEKIIVLKESQFNGAIGCCYYAERMDLK
- the queC gene encoding 7-cyano-7-deazaguanine synthase QueC, giving the protein MKKAVVLLSGGLDSTTVLYLAKSQGYEVYAMSFDYGQRHKKEIQCAKDIASGAGAADFVLVTTNMNAWGGSALTDDSIKVPEFNEENEKIPVTYVPARNMIFLSYAASYAETIGAYDIFIGVSEVDYSGYVDCRHEFIDSMEKTINLGTVCAVEYKKYIKIHAPFLYKTKSEEIKIGMDLGVKYEKTWTCYNGEEFACGICDSCRLRLKAFKEAGYKDPIKYKDQLVKVNS
- a CDS encoding IS110 family transposase, which produces MSKFFNLPVVGIDVSADYSMVAILAPDGAVYRKAFKIMHTSDGFSYLLKEMRKVEKEFSMKPSLFMESTGVYHLTLFHFLKNNELETFVINPLITNSNKNLGIRKVKNDKMDALTIANIAKFQNIKMSDYLDIPIFAVRSLCRDYYSLIDNRSQFKKKLSSDLRTFFPGYHNVFSDVAGVTSLAVLSKFSSPKAIVDAPKDDLIALLKENSCKSIDWCTNTYNKLLNAALSAVQIGITNNSFKVTIGINIKLLNIINEQIETLVNEIESAVKNDSTPASFKNNIALLLSFKGIGFITAVTIMSEIGDPTRFKHPKEMVAFFGIDPSVSQSGKFNSDQNKMSKRGTRFGRRALYAAALASIRKSKTGKPINSVLYQYRNKNLNGKKKKVALCAIMHKLVKYIFAVLRDQKPYEIREPKLHNQMYVTNFSRSVS